One window of Quercus robur chromosome 12, dhQueRobu3.1, whole genome shotgun sequence genomic DNA carries:
- the LOC126709317 gene encoding uncharacterized protein LOC126709317 yields MASENKSTVVKVRPGNQDGSSKGKLIDLKQKSVSSSKQPVDSKLKSATAVAKTEVKSKPTPGSSKPTSGSSKPASGSSKTTSVSSKKTTTTTTTTTKKTATRVREKKVYTLPGQKSDPPEEREPLRIFYESLSKQIPTSEMAEFWMMEHGLLPLEKAKKAYEKKQRRQKELRMGTPIKSVKPPSKPESSQRQQQASKNGNLKAKKKILNESDDDDDFILSAKRRKL; encoded by the exons ATGGCTTCAGAGAACAAAAGCACAGTGGTGAAAGTGAGGCCAGGAAATCAAGATGGTTCTTCAAAGGGAAAGCTTATTGATTTAAAGCAGAAATCTGTGAGCTCAAGCAAGCAGCCTGTTGATTCAAAGCTGAAATCTGCCACTGCCGTCGCAAAAACTGAG gtaaaatcaaaaccaacaccAGGATCCTCAAAACCAACGTCAGGATCCTCAAAACCAGCATCAGGATCCTCAAAAACAACATCAGTATCCTCCAAaaagacaacaacaacaacaacaacaacaacaaagaagaCAGCTAccagagtgagagagaagaaagtgtATACTTTGCCTGGCCAGAAATCTGATCCTCCTGAAGAG AGGGAACCCCTGAGAATTTTCTATGAATCATTGTCAAAACAGATCCCAACGAGTGAAATGGCAGAGTTTTG GATGATGGAGCATGGCTTGTTACCCCTTGAAAAAGCTAAAAAAGCATATGAGAAGAAGCAGAGAAGGCAAAAGGAACTTCGAATGGGAACTCCTATTAAATCTGTAAAACCTCCAAGTAAACCTGAAAGTTCACAGAGGCAGCAGCAGGCATCAAAGAATGGCAATTTAAAAGCCAAGAAAAAAATCCTTAACGagagtgatgatgatgacgactTCATTCTAAGTGCCaagagaaggaaattgtaa
- the LOC126708813 gene encoding probable glycosyltransferase At5g03795, with protein MGQQLYSLCQVETKKLLWVMGMLFGVIIVFQYFELPYGSALFSLVSAGKVSGVGNSGFPNGNSPSKPNTIGNITFLNGSNSTKTHAIHERSDNIGKSEGMDRNQKNDFLSDRNGSLNNSLELDVNNNANKEPSSENLVELNGNSTVANVNNWGNGPAPEEAKEPKQSFYQKNDTTDGNFPMGKVGKGTNASTSGHLGNADTGFASPSPALPPGPPVTSTIVDTNIRTPVVDSNTSLLEKNGTTTSEINKNSGLLEASPTPLDDNSSANRVPMVNKGLETTSAVISISEMNDLLLLNHASSQSIAPSRSSAVDQELLHAKSLIENAPIIKNDPKLYAPLYRNISMFKRSYELMEKTLKVYIYREGEKPIFHKPPLKGIYASEGWFMKLLEANKKIITKKPRKAHLFYLPFSSRMLETTLYVPNSHNHKNLIQHLKNYLDMISVKYPFWNRTGGADHFLVACHDWAPAETREYMAKCIRALCNADVKGGFVLGKDVSLPETLVRSPQNLLRDLGGKPPSQRSILAFFAGNMHGYLRPILLKHWENKDPDMKIFSQMPKAKGNKNYIQHMKSSKYCICAKGYEVNSPRVVEAIFYECVPVFLSDNFVPPFFEVLNWESFAVFVLEKDIPNLKSILLSIPEKRYLELQMGVKMVQQHFLWHAKPVKYDIFHMILHSIWYNRLYQISF; from the exons ATGGGTCAACAACTTTATTCTTTATGTCAGGTGGAAACCAAAAAATTGCTTTGGGTTATGGGCATGCTGTTTGGGGTGATTATAGTGTTCCAGTATTTTGAACTTCCTTATGGTAGTGCTCTATTCTCTTTGGTTTCTGCTGGCAAGGTTTCAGGAGTGGGAAATAGTGGCTTCCCGAATGGAAATTCACCatctaaacccaatacaattgGTAACATAACGTTTTTGAATGGTTCAAACTCCACCAAAACACATGCTATTCATGAGAGATCTGATAATATTGGAAAGTCAGAAGGAATGGATAGGAACcaaaagaatgattttttatCAGATAGAAATGGAAGCTTAAACAATTCCTTAGAATTAGATGTAAATAATAATGCTAATAAGGAGCCTTCATCTGAGAATTTGGTAGAGCTAAATGGAAATTCCACAGTTGCCAATGTAAATAATTGGGGTAATGGACCTGCCCCAGAGGAGGCAAAAGAACCTAAACAAagcttttatcaaaaaaatgatACTACAGATGGTAACTTTCCAATGGGTAAGGTTGGAAAGGGAACTAATGCTTCCACATCAGGGCATCTTGGAAATGCAGACACTGGTTTTGCCTCCCCTTCCCCTGCACTGCCGCCTGGCCCGCCCGTGACTTCTACCATTGTGGATACAAATATTAGAACGCCTGTTGTTGATTCCAACACGTCCTTATTGGAGAAAAATGGGACGACCACTTCTgagattaataaaaattctGGGCTATTGGAAGCTAGCCCTACTCCATTGGATGATAATTCTTCTGCGAACAGAGTCCCCATGGTGAATAAAGGGCTTGAGACAACCTCTGCAGTAATTTCAATATCCGAGATGAATGATTTGTTGCTTCTGAATCATGCTTCATCCCAGTCAATA GCACCATCACGATCTTCTGCTGTTGACCAAGAATTACTGCATGCAAAATCACTGATCGAGAATGCACCCATCATAAAGAATGATCCCAAGCTCTATGCTCCTCTCTATAGGAACATTTCCATGTTCAAAAG GAGCTATGAGTTAATGGAAAAAACTCTCAAGGTATACATTTACAGGGAAGGAGAGAAACCCATCTTCCACAAGCCACCACTCAAGGGAATATATGCATCTGAGGGATGGTTCATGAAGCTGCTGGAagctaacaaaaaaattattacgaAAAAACCAAGGAAGGCCCATCTCTTTTACTTACCTTTCAGCTCTCGGATGTTGGAGACAACATTATATGTACCCAATTCACACAACCATAAGAACCTTATACAACATTTGAAGAATTACTTAGACATGATTTCAGTGAAATATCCTTTCTGGAACAGGACTGGAGGAGCAGATCATTTTCTTGTTGCTTGCCATGACTGG GCCCCAGCAGAAACAAGGGAATATATGGCTAAGTGCATACGAGCACTCTGCAATGCTGATGTGAAAGGAGGTTTTGTTCTTGGCAAGGACGTATCTCTTCCAGAAACATTAGTGCGCTCACCTCAGAATCTACTAAGGGATCTTGGGGGAAAACCTCCTTCTCAAAGATCAATCCTTGCTTTCTTTGCAGGAAACATGCATGGCTATCTACGGCCAATTCTGTTGAAGCATTGGGAAAATAAAGATCCTGACATGAAAATCTTTAGTCAAATGCCTAAGGCCAAGGGCAATAAGAACTATATTCAGCACATGAAGAGCAGCAAATACTGTATATGTGCAAAAGGTTACGAAGTCAACAGCCCAAGAGTGGTGGAGGCCATATTTTATGAGTGCGTCCCGGTGTTCTTATCAGATAATTTTGTCCCACCTTTCTTTGAAGTTTTGAACTGGGAATCCTTTGCTGTTTTTGTCTTGGAGAAGGATATCCCAAATTTGAAAAGTATACTTCTTTCAATTCCAGAGAAGAGATATCTTGAGCTACAGATGGGGGTCAAAATGGTGCAACAGCATTTTCTTTGGCATGCTAAACCTGTGAAGTACGATATCTTTCATATGATCCTCCACTCAATTTGGTACAATAGACTTTATCAAATAAGCTTCTGA
- the LOC126708812 gene encoding probable glycosyltransferase At5g03795, producing MDQQLLRLCQVETKSLIWVTGMMFAAILVFQYFELPYGNVLSSLFSADKVSVVRNGSIWTGHSPNKSEMINNMTVLIGSNTTYAINERANNTGIFNGRDRNPQDASVRDRNGGTNQSLKFDEEINADKESSSEYLVEPNKISMADTVKNVDDGSAPEEAREPEQSSYVKNDTTNSNFSMHKIEEDENSSTSEHIESSDAGFASPSPALPPMTSSYASSQSVVDIESTPPVVDSNTTLFEKDITTAPDFNENSGNLRGELNPLGDNSSIFSPNRVTGVNKELEMPTSSVVSISEMNNLLLQNRASYHSMTPQWPSAVDQELLHAKSLVENAPIIKNDPSLYAPLYRNVSMFKRSYELMEDTLKVYIYREGKKPVLHQPRLTGIYASEGWFMKLLEADKNFITKDPRKAHLFYLPFSSLMLEETLYIANSHSFDNLIQYLKNYLDLIEAKYPFWNRTGGADHFLVACHDWAPTETNQLMAKCLRALCNADVKEGFVLGKDVSLPETYVHLVKNPLRDIGGKPASQRSILAFFAGKMHGYLRPILLQHWENKDPDMKIFGRMPKSKGNKNYIRHMKNSKYCICAKGYEVNSPRIVEAIFYECVPVIISDNFVPPFFEVLNWESFAVFVLEEDIPNLKSILLSIPEKRYLQMQMRVKKVQKHFLWHAKPEKYDIFHMILHSVWYNRFHQLSPR from the exons ATGGATCAACAACTGTTACGTTTATGTCAGGTGGAAACCAAGAGTTTGATATGGGTTACAGGCATGATGTTTGCTGCGATTTTAGTGTTCCAGTATTTTGAACTTCCATATGGTAACGTTCTCTCATCTTTATTTTCTGCTGATAAGGTTTCGGTAGTGAGAAATGGTAGCATCTGGACTGGACATTCACCAAATAAATCTGAGatgattaataacatgacaGTTTTGATTGGTTCAAACACTACATATGCTATTAATGAGAGAGCTAATAATACCGGAATCTTCAATGGAAGGGACAGAAACCCACAGGATGCTTCTGTACGAGATAGAAATGGAGGCACAAACCAATCTCTAAAATTTGATGAGGAAATCAATGCTGATAAGGAGTCTTCATCTGAATATTTGGTAGAGCCAAATAAAATTTCCATGGCTGATACTGTCAAGAATGTAGATGATGGATCTGCACCGGAGGAGGCTAGAGAACCTGAACAGAGTTCTTATGTCAAGAATGATACTACAAATAGTAACTTTTCAATGCATAAGATTGAAGAGGATGAAAACTCTTCCACATCAGAACATATTGAAAGTTCAGATGCTGGTTTTGCATCCCCTTCGCCTGCATTACCTCCTATGACTTCATCATATGCATCTTCTCAATCTGTTGTAGATATAGAAAGTACACCACCTGTTGTTGATTCCAACACGACTTTATTTGAGAAAGACATAACAACGGCTCCCGATTTTAATGAAAACTCTGGGAATTTGAGAGGTGAACTCAATCCATTGGGTGATAATTCTTCCATTTTTTCCCCTAACAGAGTCACTGGGGTGAATAAAGAGCTTGAGATGCCAACCTCTTCAGTGGTTTCAATATCTGAGATGAACAATTTGTTGCTTCAGAATCGTGCTTCATACCATTCAATG ACACCACAATGGCCTTCAGCAGTTGACCAAGAACTGCTACATGCAAAGTCACTGGTCGAGAATGCACCTATCATAAAGAATGATCCAAGTCTTTATGCCCCTCTTTATAGGAATGTTTCCATGTTCAAAAG GAGCTATGAATTAATGGAAGACACtcttaaagtatatatttacaGGGAAGGAAAAAAACCTGTATTACACCAGCCACGACTCACTGGAATATATGCATCTGAGGGATGGTTCATGAAGCTGCTGGAGGCTGACAAAAATTTCATTACTAAAGACCCAAGAAAAGCCCATCTGTTTTACTTACCCTTCAGCTCTCTAATGTTGGAGGAAACCTTGTATATAGCTAATTCACACAGCTTTGATAACCTTATACAGTATTTGAAGAACTATTTGGACCTGATTGAAGCAAAATATCCTTTCTGGAACAGAACTGGGGGAGCTGATCATTTTCTTGTTGCTTGCCATGACTGG GCCCCAACAGAAACAAATCAACTTATGGCTAAGTGCTTAAGAGCTCTCTGCAATGCTGATGTCAAAGAAGGTTTTGTTTTAGGCAAGGATGTGTCTCTTCCTGAAACATATGTGCATTTGGTTAAAAATCCACTCAGGGATATTGGAGGCAAACCTGCTTCCCAGAGGTCAATTCTTGCTTTCTTTGCAGGAAAAATGCATGGCTATTTACGGCCAATTCTGTTACAGCACTGGGAAAATAAAGATCCTGACATGAAAATCTTTGGTCGAATGCCTAAGTCCAAGGGAAATAAGAATTATATCCGTCACATGAAGAACAGCAAGTATTGTATATGTGCAAAGGGTTATGAAGTCAACAGCCCACGCATAGTGGAAGCCATATTTTATGAATGCGTCCCAGTGATTATATCTGACAATTTTGTGCCACCgttttttgaagttttgaattGGGAATCCTTTGCTGTTTTTGTCTTGGAGGAGGATATTCCAAATTTGAAGAGTATACTCCTTTCAATCCCAGAGAAGAGGTATCTCCAGATGCAGATGAGGGTCAAGAAGGTACAAAAGCATTTTCTTTGGCATGCTAAGCCTGAGAAGTATGATATCTTTCATATGATTCTACACTCAGTTTGGTACAATAGGTTTCATCAATTAAGCCCCAGATGA